The following proteins are encoded in a genomic region of Primulina huaijiensis isolate GDHJ02 chromosome 3, ASM1229523v2, whole genome shotgun sequence:
- the LOC140973481 gene encoding uncharacterized protein isoform X3 — translation MADGEEKSTDLYGVLELKKECSPAELRNAYKKLALKWHPDRCSALGNSEHVEQAKKKFQAIQEAYSVLSDSDRRFLYDLGIHDFDDHDDENKGMENFLDEMASMMSSNDANSSLFSEISGSTAGLLHFTSLILSKCGPAWKG, via the exons ATGGCTGATGGGGAAGAAAAAAGTACCGATCTTTATGGGGTTTTGGAGTTGAAGAAGGAGTGCTCCCCGGCGGAGCTGAGGAATGCGTACAAGAAGCTTGCACTG AAGTGGCACCCGGATCGCTGCTCTGCGCTGGGGAATTCAGAGCATGTGGAACAGGCAAAAAAGAAATTTCAGGCCATTCAGGAAGCTTATTCTG TGCTTTCAGATTCCGACCGAAGGTTTTTGTACGACTTAGGAATCCATGATTTTGACGACCATGACGATGAAAAT AAAGGTATGGAAAATTTCTTGGATGAAATGGCTTCAATGATGAGCAGCAATGATGCCAAT TCGTCCCTTTTCTCGGAGATTTCTGGCTCTACCGCTGGCCTACTACACTTTACCTCCCTCATCTTATCCAAGTGTGGTCCTGCTTGGAAGG GATAA
- the LOC140973481 gene encoding uncharacterized protein isoform X2 has product MADGEEKSTDLYGVLELKKECSPAELRNAYKKLALKWHPDRCSALGNSEHVEQAKKKFQAIQEAYSVLSDSDRRFLYDLGIHDFDDHDDENKGMENFLDEMASMMSSNDANSSLFSEISGSTAGLLHFTSLILSKCGPAWKGIEIIGNYPSSVGKIPGFN; this is encoded by the exons ATGGCTGATGGGGAAGAAAAAAGTACCGATCTTTATGGGGTTTTGGAGTTGAAGAAGGAGTGCTCCCCGGCGGAGCTGAGGAATGCGTACAAGAAGCTTGCACTG AAGTGGCACCCGGATCGCTGCTCTGCGCTGGGGAATTCAGAGCATGTGGAACAGGCAAAAAAGAAATTTCAGGCCATTCAGGAAGCTTATTCTG TGCTTTCAGATTCCGACCGAAGGTTTTTGTACGACTTAGGAATCCATGATTTTGACGACCATGACGATGAAAAT AAAGGTATGGAAAATTTCTTGGATGAAATGGCTTCAATGATGAGCAGCAATGATGCCAAT TCGTCCCTTTTCTCGGAGATTTCTGGCTCTACCGCTGGCCTACTACACTTTACCTCCCTCATCTTATCCAAGTGTGGTCCTGCTTGGAAGGGCATAGAAATTATTGGAAATTATCCCTCTTCTGTTGGAAAGATTCCTGGT TTCAATTAG
- the LOC140973480 gene encoding phosphoinositide phosphatase SAC2-like produces MALENEQHLGSRGYLQKFRLYETSSNFYMIGRDKNRICWKVLKINRLEQTELIIIEDSTTYSECDCYDLLRRIHEGNMSTGGLKFVTTCYGIVGFIKFLGPYYMLLITKRKKIGTICGHAVYAIAKSEMIPIPNATVQSNMAYSKNENRYKKLLRAVDLTKDFFFSYSYHLMLSLQKNMSNHETGQALYETMFVWNAFLTRGIRSQLKNSIWTIALLYGFFKQVELSISGRYFNLILISRRSRHYAGTRYLKRGVNEKGRVANDVETEQIVLEEALQGSPIQMSSVVQNRGSIPLFWSQETSRLNIKPDIILSRKDHIYEATKLHFRNLVKRYGNPIIILNLIKTREKKPRESILRAEFAYAIEVINKDLTPESCLKFLHWDLNKYSRTKGTSVLAYLVKVAVNALELTGFFCCQVYPSSCELQCSNNCDVNCANEDLCNMIKDSDSLDEEDKIKENDCVDGSHFVKPPAFQKGVLRTNCIDCLDRTNVAQYVYGLVALGRQLHAFGYADVPTINLDSPLANDLMKIYEVMGDTLALQYGGSAAHNKIFSERRGQWKAATQSQEILRTLQRYYSNTYMDAEKQDAINVFLGYFQPQQGKPALWELDSDQHYDVGRRGSDFTEENARSIIKRSLSDGNILCDTNSPIEDANAENVGNSNKPLSGKTQSCDMGLSESTPEISTCGSQVSFSRYTPSMSRIQLFPDMQPDPYLETDDMYLYKRGDSFNCSNFLDIDWLSVSGNSCEEETYERSTLIGSLSTGFSSGEIKPETSSSNLLKEKEPATEDIRLTGFSERFVHWVTHGDLLFP; encoded by the exons ATGGCTTTAGAGAATGAGCAGCACCTTGGCAGCCGCGGCTATTTGCAGAAGTTCAGGCTTTATGAGACGTCATCG AACTTTTATATGATTGGACGGGACAAAAACAGAATCTGTTGGAAAGTCTTAAAGATCAACAGATTAGAACAGACCGAGCTGATCATCATTGAAGATTCAACAACATATTCAGAATGTGATTGCTATGACCTCCTGAGAAGAATACATGAAGGAAACATGTCTACTGGTGGACTTAAATTTGTCACCACCTGTTATGGAATTGTCG GTTTCATAAAATTTCTGGGACCTTATTACATGCTGCTTATCACTAAAAGAAAGAAGATTGGCACCATATGTGGTCATGCAGTATATGCCATTGCCAAGAGCGAGATGATTCCTATCCCCAATGCTACGGTCCAATCAAATATGGCTTATTCTAAGAATGAGAACAG ATACAAGAAGCTTCTCCGGGCCGTGGATCTTACAAAGGACTTCTTTTTTAGCTATTCCTACCATCTTATGCTTAGTCTTCAAAAGAACATGAGCAATCATGAAACGGGACAAGCTCTATATGAGACAATGTTTGTCTGGAATGCATTCTTGACTCGCGGAATTCGTAGTCAGCTCAAGAATTCAATTTGGACAATTGCATTACTTTATGGATTCTTTAAGCAG GTCGAACTTTCAATATCTGGGCGTTATTTCAACCTTATTCTCATTTCTAGAAGATCTCGTCATTATGCTGGAACCag ATATTTGAAACGGGGGGTCAATGAGAAGGGACGTGTAGCAAATGACGTTGAGACTGAACAAATTGTGCTCGAGGAGGCTCTTCAAGGAAGTCCCATACAGATGTCTTCCGTCGTACAGAACCGTGGATCTATACCCCTTTTTTGGTCACAAGAGACATCACGGTTAAATATCAAACCTGATATTATAC TATCAAGAAAGGACCACATTTATGAAGCCACTAAACTTCACTTCAGGAATCTTGTCAAGAGATATGGGAATCCTATCATTATATTAAATCTAATTAAG ACTCGTGAGAAGAAGCCTAGAGAATCTATTCTCCGTGCAGAGTTTGCTTATGCTATTGAGGTTATTAATAAAGATCTCACACCTGAAAGTTGCTTAAAGTTCCTTCACTGGGACTTGAATAAATATTCGAGAAC CAAAGGAACAAGTGTGTTGGCATATTTAGTCAAAGTAGCTGTTAATGCATTGGAGTTGACCGGATTCTTCTGCTGTCAAGTATACCCATCTTCATG CGAACTTCAATGCAGTAATAACTGTGATGTTAATTGTGCCAATGAGGATTTATGCAATATGATCAAGGATTCTGACAGCTTGGATGAAGAGGACAAAATTAAGGAAAATGATTGCGTGGATGGAAGTCATTTTGTCAAGCCTCCGGCCTTTCAAAAAGGAGTTTTGAGGACAAATTGCATTGACTGTCTGGATCGCACAAATGTTGCACAGTATGTGTATGGGCTGGTTGCTCTTGGTCGTCAGCTGCATGCTTTTGGGTACGCTGATGTTCCTACCATCAACTTAGACTCCCCTTTGGCGAATGATTTAATGAAGATTTATGAGGTGATGGGTGACACCCTTGCTCTACAATATGGTGGATCTGCAGCACACAATAAG ATATTTTCAGAAAGAAGAGGTCAATGGAAAGCGGCAACTCAATCCCAGGAGATTTTGAGAACTCTTCAACGCTACTACAGTAATACTTACATGGATGCTGAGAAACAAGATGCCATTAATGT GTTTTTGGGATATTTTCAGCCACAGCAGGGTAAACCAGCTCTTTGGGAACTTGATTCTGATCAGCATTACGATGTTGGAAGGCGTGGTTCTGATTTTACTGAAGAAAATGCCAG GTCAATTATCAAAAGGTCACTCTCTGATGGAAACATTCTGTGTGATACCAACTCACCTATTGAGGATGCAAATGCTGAAAACGTGGGTAATTCTAACAAACCACTATCTGGAAAGACTCAAAGCTGTGACATGGGTCTTTCTGAGTCAACTCCGGAGATCTCAACTTGCGGAAGTCAAGTATCTTTTTCCAG GTACACCCCCTCAATGTCTCGCATACAGCTTTTTCCAGATATGCAACCAGATCCGTATCTCGAAACTGATGACATGTACTTATATAAACGTGGAGATTCATTCAATTGCTCAAATTTTCTTGACATTGATTGGCTTTCTGTATCCGGAAATTCATGTGAAGAGGAAACATATGAAAG ATCTACACTAATTGGCTCGTTGTCTACTGGTTTTTCGTCGGGTGAAATTAAACCGGAGACCAGCTCCTCCAACCTCTTGAAG GAAAAGGAACCCGCCACAGAAGATATACGCTTGACTGGATTCTCTGAAAGATTCGTCCATTGGGTTACCCATGGGGATCTACTTTTTCCTTGA